From a single Mycolicibacterium mengxianglii genomic region:
- a CDS encoding GntR family transcriptional regulator — protein MSEALHVKIARDLRERVRDGELTVGAALPSESQLCDRWQSSRGPVRQALATLRAEGVIAGGPGKPPVVCSTSIGQPFDTLLSYSAWAQSIGRTPGQRTLELTLRRADERAASSLGVDEGTPVVQFLRLRYLDGEPAMLERATFVEHVGRLLFDFDCDSGSIWAYLQSRGVALATASHIIDAVGADPVDALQLEVAEGFPLLRQRRSTRDADGEVVECHDDRYLPEMVSFTLENTLDVRTPLARHANP, from the coding sequence GTGTCTGAGGCATTGCACGTGAAGATCGCCCGCGATCTCCGAGAGCGGGTGCGCGACGGCGAACTCACCGTCGGAGCCGCGTTGCCGTCGGAATCGCAACTCTGCGATCGGTGGCAGTCGTCACGGGGCCCGGTACGGCAAGCCCTGGCCACGTTGCGTGCCGAAGGGGTCATCGCCGGCGGCCCCGGCAAGCCGCCGGTGGTGTGTTCCACGTCCATCGGCCAGCCCTTCGACACCCTGCTGTCGTACTCCGCGTGGGCACAGTCGATCGGGCGCACCCCCGGGCAGCGCACTCTCGAACTCACGCTCCGCCGGGCCGACGAACGTGCGGCGTCCAGCTTGGGCGTCGACGAGGGCACGCCGGTGGTGCAGTTCCTGCGGCTGCGATATCTCGACGGTGAACCCGCGATGCTCGAGCGGGCCACATTTGTCGAACACGTCGGTCGCCTGTTGTTCGACTTCGACTGCGACTCCGGGTCGATCTGGGCGTACCTGCAGTCACGCGGCGTGGCGCTGGCGACTGCCTCACACATCATCGATGCGGTCGGCGCAGACCCGGTTGACGCGCTGCAACTCGAAGTCGCCGAAGGGTTTCCGTTGCTACGGCAGCGGCGCTCGACTCGCGACGCCGACGGTGAAGTCGTCGAATGCCACGACGATCGGTATCTGCCCGAGATGGTCAGCTTCACCTTGGAGAACACCCTCGATGTCCGCACCCCCCTGGCGCGGCACGCAAATCCCTGA
- a CDS encoding phosphonatase-like hydrolase, producing the protein MTDTTARPELVVLDMAGTTIDDGLAVYRVLEETVRAHGGAPSEGEIAKWHGAAKHEALRALLTPAGSAPLSDELLAPIVDDFRTRLTAAYVERPPVPLPGVPEALAELRAAGIRVALNTGFDRDVVNSLLSALGWDGDTVADAVVCGSDVRTGRPAPFMIFHAMEEVGVQDVSRVLVAGDTPRDLEAGMNSGAAFVVGVLSGASDKDELSAHPHTHLLASVAELPALLGVARAS; encoded by the coding sequence ATGACGGACACCACAGCTCGACCCGAACTGGTCGTACTGGATATGGCGGGCACCACGATCGACGACGGCTTGGCCGTTTACCGCGTTCTCGAAGAGACGGTGCGAGCCCACGGCGGGGCGCCCTCGGAGGGTGAGATCGCCAAATGGCACGGCGCCGCCAAACATGAGGCGCTTCGCGCGCTGCTCACACCGGCCGGCAGCGCCCCACTGAGCGACGAACTCTTGGCACCGATCGTCGACGACTTCCGGACCCGGCTCACCGCCGCCTACGTCGAACGCCCGCCGGTCCCGTTGCCTGGCGTACCCGAAGCACTTGCCGAGCTTCGCGCCGCGGGGATCCGGGTCGCTCTCAACACCGGATTCGACCGCGACGTGGTGAACTCGTTGTTGTCCGCACTCGGCTGGGACGGCGACACCGTGGCCGACGCGGTGGTCTGCGGCAGTGATGTGCGGACAGGCCGCCCTGCACCCTTCATGATTTTCCATGCCATGGAAGAGGTTGGTGTGCAGGATGTCTCACGGGTGCTGGTCGCCGGCGACACCCCACGAGACCTCGAAGCCGGTATGAACTCCGGCGCCGCATTCGTCGTCGGCGTACTCAGCGGTGCCAGCGACAAGGATGAGCTCAGTGCCCACCCACACACTCACCTGCTCGCATCGGTGGCTGAACTTCCCGCACTGCTCGGCGTGGCGCGCGCGTCGTGA